One genomic window of Mercenaria mercenaria strain notata chromosome 2, MADL_Memer_1, whole genome shotgun sequence includes the following:
- the LOC123564982 gene encoding uncharacterized protein F54H12.2-like codes for MMQHGSCECSKTELDVSAVPATMSAMQDGQWTEHYPISALNTSAPIEFIIPPQTEKWTDLNRFYLYIKFKLLKADGTDLGAETSVVNNFFHSMFSSIDLYLNNKLISSNTHTYPYRVYIENLLSSNKECKDTQLRAFGLWDKDTGTHMQDNIRTAANDGWKRHRTRIAESKSCELNGRLHLDLFLQEKYLPNGIEIRLKLNRVSTNVCLIGTAEGKVDIQRVGFSVRTVDLLPVVANDLNQAISQHNMNIPIRRAVVKTFTIPDGQRSKIDDHLFLGQLPKRLIIGMVTIASSTQIYSVINKG; via the coding sequence ATGATGCAACACGGTTCTTGCGAGTGTAGCAAAACAGAACTTGATGTTTCTGCTGTGCCTGCAACCATGTCAGCCATGCAAGATGGACAATGGACGGAACATTACCCGATTTCGGCTTTGAATACTTCAGCGCCCATCGAATTCATTATTCCTCCACAAACGGAAAAATGGACAGATTTGAATCGGTTCTATTTGTACATCAAATTCAAATTGCTGAAGGCTGATGGAACAGACCTGGGGGCTGAAACCTCTGTGGTCAATAACTTTTTCCACAGTATGTTCAGTAGCATTGATCTGTATTTGAACAATAAACTGATTTCGAGCAACACACATACCTATCCGTACAGAGTCTACATTGAAAATCTTCTGTCCTCAAACAAAGAATGTAAAGACACACAACTGCGGGCTTTTGGACTCTGGGATAAAGATACAGGCACTCATATGCAGGATAATATACGAACTGCAGCTAATGATGGATGGAAACGTCACAGAACTCGTATTGCCGAAAGCAAATCCTGTGAACTCAATGGAAGATTACATCTGGATTTATTCCTACAAGAGAAATATCTCCCCAATGGAATTGAAATACGCCTCAAGTTGAACAGAGTCTCCACCAACGTCTGTCTCATTGGCACAGCCGAAGGTAAAGTTGATATCCAGCGAGTGGGATTCAGCGTGAGAACGGTTGACTTGCTTCCTGTGGTGGCCAACGATTTGAATCAGGCCATTAGTCAGCATAACATGAATATCCCGATACGACGCGCTGTTGTGAAAACATTTACGATCCCCGATGGACAGAGATCTAAAATTGATGATCACTTATTTCTTGGACAACTTCCAAAACGACTCATCATTGGTATGGTGACAATTGCAAGTTCTACGCAgatatattctgtgataaacaaagGTTGA